A window of Pseudophryne corroboree isolate aPseCor3 chromosome 12, aPseCor3.hap2, whole genome shotgun sequence contains these coding sequences:
- the LOC134980755 gene encoding olfactory receptor 6B1-like: MELKSEVRRGAAKDNMEYPIALSFMISGCNKNIFVSTLVESNKTVVKNFILLAFADVYKFQNLLFFFFLLTYITCVMGNVAIIVLIRVEPSLHTVMYYFISVFSVLEIMLVSITVPKLLANLISGNNIISFNECFVQLYIFISLGATECYVLMVMVFDRYLAINNPLHYQAIMTPMFCTELAILPWTIGFGIILLPVIATACLDFCGPNGIDHFFCDLAPLQNLACSDPFISNLSTIIATILVVVFPFFTILGFYIRIIMTVSKIKSEEGKQKAFSTCSSHLIVGGLFYGTAIIVYVKPKGSHYDKYLCFMYTALTPMINPFIYTFRNRDVKKAFKIAINNLMKSVAL, from the exons ATGGAGTTAAAAAGTGAAGTAAGAAGAGGGGCTGCAAAAGACAATATGGAATACCCCATAGCATTGAGCTTCATGATTTCAGGCTGTAACAA gaATATATTTGTCAGCACACTGGTGGAATCAAATAAAACCGTGGTTAAAAATTTTATTTTGTTGGCTTTTGCTGATGTGTATAAGTTCCAGAAtttactcttttttttctttctactgacctacaTTACATGTGTCATGGGGAACGTTGCGATCATTGTTCTTATTAGAGTAGAACCTTCTCTTCATACTGTAATGTATTATTTTATTAGTGTATTCTCTGTTTTAGAGATTATGCTTGTGTCTATCACTGTCCCAAAACTTTTAGCCAATCTGATTTCAGGTAATAATATTATTTCTTTCAATGAGTGCTTTGTTCAACTGTATATCTTCATCTCTTTGGGAGCAACTGAATGCTATGTTCTAATGGTAATGGTCTTTGATCGATATCTGGCTATTAACAATCCTTTACACTACCAAGCTATAATGACACCTATGTTTTGTACAGAGTTGGCTATTTTACCATGGACTATAGGATTTGGTATAATTTTACTCCCTGTCATTGCCACAGCGTGTTTGGACTTTTGTGGTCCTAATGGAATCGACCACTTCTTCTGTGACTTGGCTCCACTGCAGAACTTGGCTTGTTCCGATCCTTTTATTAGCAATTTATCAACAATCATAGCCACTATATTAGTCGTTGTTTTTCCATTCTTTACAATTCTAGGATTCTACATCCGTATAATAATGACAGTTTCAAAGATCAAGAGTGAGGAGGGAAAACAGAAGGCATTTTCCACATGTTCCTCTCATCTCATCGTAGGTGGCTTATTTTATGGAACAGCCATCATTGTGTATGTAAAACCTAAAGGAAGCCATTATGATaaatatctttgttttatgtaCACAGCATTAACACCCATGATTAACCCTTTTATATATACCTTTAGAAACAGGGATGTTAAGAAGGCTTTCAAAATAGCAATAAATAACCTGATGAAATCAGTTGCATTGTAA